One Bifidobacterium angulatum DSM 20098 = JCM 7096 DNA window includes the following coding sequences:
- a CDS encoding IclR family transcriptional regulator — translation MTAAENDITPQNGEFAPANQALASTPKDNEIHSGVGVLDKTVKILDALESGPSTLGQLVSATGLARPTAHRLAIALERHRFVLRDQHGRFVLGSRFAELAAAAGEDRLLTAAGPILQTLLDRTGESAQIYRRQGDQRVCIAAVERASGLRDSIPVGAMLSMEAGSAAQILLAWEDSDRLHQGLRHAKFNAAKLAQVRKRGWSESVNEREEGVASISAPIRNASGQVIAAISISGPIGRMGTTPGRRYAPLVMAAGRYLTDALIKASAGR, via the coding sequence TGACTGCTGCTGAGAACGATATCACACCGCAAAACGGCGAATTCGCCCCCGCGAATCAGGCACTTGCCTCCACTCCGAAGGACAATGAAATCCATTCCGGCGTTGGGGTGCTTGACAAGACCGTAAAAATCCTCGACGCCCTCGAATCGGGCCCGTCCACCCTGGGGCAACTGGTAAGTGCCACGGGTCTCGCCCGTCCTACCGCGCACCGCCTGGCCATTGCGCTTGAACGCCATCGCTTCGTATTGCGCGACCAGCATGGCCGTTTCGTGCTCGGTTCCCGGTTCGCGGAACTCGCCGCCGCCGCAGGCGAGGATCGGCTGCTTACCGCCGCCGGCCCGATCCTGCAAACACTGCTTGACCGCACCGGCGAATCCGCACAGATCTATCGCCGTCAGGGAGACCAGAGAGTCTGCATCGCCGCAGTCGAACGCGCATCCGGATTGCGTGATTCCATCCCGGTAGGCGCCATGCTTTCGATGGAGGCCGGTTCGGCCGCACAAATTCTGCTGGCATGGGAGGACTCCGACCGCCTGCATCAGGGATTGCGCCATGCCAAGTTCAACGCCGCCAAGCTTGCCCAGGTACGCAAGCGCGGATGGTCCGAATCCGTCAACGAACGTGAGGAGGGCGTCGCTTCGATTTCGGCACCGATTCGCAACGCCTCCGGCCAGGTGATCGCCGCCATCTCCATTTCCGGTCCGATCGGCCGCATGGGCACCACCCCGGGCCGCCGCTACGCACCGCTGGTGATGGCCGCAGGCCGCTATCTCACCGACGCGCTGATCAAGGCTTCCGCAGGGCGCTGA